Proteins encoded together in one Bradyrhizobium sp. PSBB068 window:
- a CDS encoding MCP four helix bundle domain-containing protein, with product MFAKFSIRAKIIAAVAFLLVALTGMGLLAVWNMRAINASTVDITTNWLPSVRVLGELRAGVITYRNVIREHMLSETLEEKLAAEKTLAGVVEMSAKARAKYEPMIATPEERALYQQWSETWDKYRKGTEEVMAISRKEAGKLPHEAHELNTKVVNKIGLEADEILNKDIELNNVGAEKAAQDSASNYSSALMMVAVILGLAILISVGVSLYTVRDISAGIASIVSPMQALGRGDLTAVVPHQGEKTEIGAMADTLQVFKEALVAKKAADEAAAADAEAKIERGRRVDTITRNFEQMIGEIVQTVSSASTQLEASASTLSSTARRSQELTTSVAAASEEASTNVQSVASATEELSSSVTEISRQVQESARMAGDAVGQARTTNDRVSELSKAAARIGDVVELINTIAGQTNLLALNATIEAARAGEAGRGFAVVASEVKALAEQTAKATGEIGQQIAGIQTATQESVGAIKEISSTIERLSEISSTIAAAVEEQGAATQEISRNVQQAAQGTQQVSANITDVQHGANETGSASSQVLSAAQSLSGDSNRLKLEVGKFLDAVRAA from the coding sequence ATGTTCGCCAAATTCTCGATCCGCGCCAAGATCATTGCCGCGGTTGCGTTCCTGCTCGTCGCGCTGACGGGCATGGGCCTGCTTGCAGTTTGGAATATGCGGGCGATCAACGCCAGCACGGTCGACATCACGACCAATTGGTTGCCGAGCGTGCGCGTGCTCGGTGAGCTGCGCGCCGGGGTGATCACCTATCGCAACGTGATCCGCGAGCACATGCTCTCGGAAACGCTCGAAGAGAAGCTGGCGGCGGAAAAGACGCTCGCCGGTGTCGTCGAGATGAGCGCGAAGGCCCGCGCCAAGTACGAGCCGATGATTGCCACTCCGGAGGAGCGCGCGCTCTACCAACAGTGGTCCGAGACCTGGGACAAGTACAGGAAGGGCACCGAGGAGGTGATGGCCATCTCGCGCAAGGAAGCCGGCAAGCTTCCCCATGAGGCGCACGAGCTCAATACCAAGGTCGTGAACAAGATCGGCCTCGAGGCGGACGAAATCCTCAACAAGGACATCGAGCTCAACAATGTCGGTGCCGAAAAGGCCGCCCAGGACTCCGCGAGCAACTACAGCTCGGCCCTGATGATGGTCGCGGTGATCCTCGGCTTGGCGATCCTGATCAGCGTCGGCGTCAGCCTCTACACGGTTCGCGACATCTCGGCAGGCATTGCCTCGATCGTCAGCCCGATGCAGGCGCTCGGCCGCGGCGACCTCACCGCCGTCGTGCCGCACCAGGGTGAGAAGACCGAGATCGGCGCCATGGCCGATACGTTGCAGGTGTTCAAGGAAGCCCTGGTCGCCAAGAAGGCGGCCGACGAAGCCGCGGCTGCCGATGCCGAAGCCAAGATCGAGCGCGGCCGCCGGGTCGACACCATCACCCGCAATTTCGAACAGATGATCGGCGAGATCGTGCAGACCGTGTCGTCGGCCTCGACCCAGCTCGAAGCCTCGGCGAGCACCCTGTCGTCGACCGCAAGGCGTTCGCAGGAGCTGACCACCTCGGTCGCGGCCGCGTCCGAGGAGGCCTCGACCAACGTGCAGTCGGTGGCGTCGGCGACCGAAGAGCTGTCGTCGTCGGTGACCGAGATCAGCCGTCAGGTGCAGGAATCGGCGCGGATGGCCGGTGACGCCGTCGGCCAGGCGCGTACCACCAACGATCGCGTCAGCGAGCTGTCGAAGGCTGCTGCGCGGATCGGCGACGTCGTCGAGCTGATCAACACGATTGCCGGCCAGACCAATCTGCTGGCGCTGAACGCCACCATCGAGGCGGCGCGCGCCGGCGAGGCCGGCCGCGGTTTCGCGGTCGTGGCGTCCGAGGTGAAGGCGCTGGCCGAGCAGACCGCCAAGGCGACCGGGGAGATCGGCCAGCAGATCGCCGGCATCCAGACCGCGACCCAGGAGTCGGTCGGTGCCATCAAGGAAATCTCCTCGACCATCGAGCGGCTGTCGGAGATCTCGTCCACCATCGCGGCGGCGGTCGAGGAGCAGGGCGCAGCAACGCAGGAAATATCCCGAAACGTGCAGCAGGCGGCGCAGGGCACCCAGCAGGTCTCGGCCAACATCACCGACGTGCAGCACGGCGCCAATGAGACCGGCTCGGCCTCGAGCCAGGTGCTGTCGGCGGCACAGTCGCTCTCGGGTGACAGCAACCGCCTCAAGCTCGAGGTCGGCAAGTTCCTCGACGCCGTCCGCGCGGCCTGA
- a CDS encoding hydroxypyruvate isomerase family protein has product MPRFAANLTMMFNEVPFLDRFDAAAKSGFTAVEFLFPYDHPAEEVGKRLKGAGLTQALFNLPPGDWNAGEKGFAALPDRFADLQASLKTALPYAEATGVKRVHLMAGIADRNDRHAVEAFYKSVAYAAEFFAPHGLDVVIEPINPRNVPGYFLNDFNFAYELIRELKIPNLKLQFDIYHCQIIHGDVTMRLREMMPIIGHIQIASIPSRNEPDDEELNYPFLFGELDRLGYGGFVGCEYNPRGKTTDGLAWFKPYAGARS; this is encoded by the coding sequence ATGCCGCGCTTTGCCGCCAACCTCACCATGATGTTCAACGAAGTCCCGTTCCTCGACCGCTTCGACGCCGCGGCGAAATCGGGCTTTACCGCGGTCGAATTCCTGTTTCCCTACGACCATCCGGCCGAGGAGGTCGGCAAGCGGCTGAAAGGCGCCGGGCTGACGCAGGCGCTGTTCAACCTGCCGCCGGGCGACTGGAACGCCGGCGAGAAGGGATTTGCCGCGCTGCCGGATCGCTTCGCCGATCTGCAAGCGAGCCTGAAGACCGCGCTGCCCTATGCAGAGGCGACCGGCGTCAAGCGGGTGCATCTGATGGCGGGGATTGCCGATCGCAATGATCGGCATGCCGTCGAAGCCTTCTACAAATCGGTCGCTTACGCTGCGGAATTCTTCGCGCCGCACGGCCTCGACGTCGTGATCGAGCCGATCAATCCGCGCAACGTGCCGGGCTATTTCCTCAACGACTTCAACTTCGCGTACGAGTTGATCCGTGAACTCAAAATCCCGAACCTCAAGCTGCAGTTCGACATCTATCACTGCCAGATCATCCATGGCGACGTCACGATGCGGCTGCGCGAGATGATGCCGATCATCGGCCACATCCAGATCGCCTCGATCCCCTCGCGCAACGAGCCCGATGACGAGGAGCTGAACTATCCGTTCCTGTTCGGCGAGCTCGACCGGCTCGGCTACGGCGGCTTCGTCGGCTGCGAATACAATCCGCGCGGCAAGACCACGGACGGTCTGGCCTGGTTCAAGCCCTATGCCGGAGCAAGATCGTGA
- a CDS encoding four-carbon acid sugar kinase family protein: protein MTLALGCIADDYTGASDLANTLTRAGLRTVQTIGVPADDLALPEVDAVVVSLKSRSIEAGLAVTRSRAAEAWLRDRGAGHVLFKICSTFDSTDAGNIGPVMDALRADSKDSIVLVTPAFPETGRTVYQGNLFVGSVPLNESPLKDHPLNPMHDSNLVRVLARQSQTKIGLVDLATLARGAEAVRAKLADLARGGIGAAIVDAVFDRDLETIGQVALDHRLSVGASGIGLGLARALVATGKAKSAVGEAISTAAIGGPAACLAGSCSQATLRQIAGAEKVMPVLHLDPERVIAGKDEAQRALAWAKERLGKGPVLIASSSTPDQVAALQSRHGRDAAGHAIEQAMADIAEGLVQSGVHRMVVAGGETSGAVVDRLRIPGFLVGAEIAAGVPVLRAVGAGSGEMVLALKSGNFGGPEFFSDALALMP from the coding sequence GTGACGCTGGCCCTTGGCTGCATCGCCGACGACTATACCGGCGCCTCCGACCTCGCCAATACGCTGACCCGCGCCGGCCTGCGCACGGTGCAGACCATCGGCGTGCCGGCGGACGATCTCGCGCTGCCCGAGGTCGACGCCGTCGTGGTGTCGCTGAAGAGCCGTTCGATTGAAGCCGGGCTTGCCGTGACACGGTCGCGTGCCGCGGAGGCCTGGCTACGCGACCGCGGCGCCGGGCACGTCCTGTTCAAGATCTGCTCGACCTTCGATTCCACCGACGCCGGCAATATCGGCCCGGTGATGGACGCGCTGCGCGCGGATTCCAAGGACAGCATCGTGCTGGTGACGCCGGCGTTCCCGGAAACCGGCCGCACCGTCTATCAGGGCAATCTGTTCGTCGGCTCCGTGCCGCTGAACGAGAGCCCGCTGAAGGACCATCCGCTCAATCCGATGCATGATTCCAACCTGGTCCGCGTGCTGGCGCGCCAGAGCCAGACCAAAATCGGCCTGGTGGATCTGGCGACGCTCGCCCGCGGCGCCGAGGCCGTGCGGGCGAAGCTCGCCGACCTTGCGCGGGGCGGCATCGGCGCTGCCATTGTCGATGCGGTGTTCGACCGCGACCTCGAGACCATCGGGCAGGTGGCGCTGGATCACCGTCTGTCGGTCGGCGCCTCCGGGATCGGGCTTGGATTGGCACGGGCGCTGGTCGCCACGGGCAAGGCCAAATCGGCTGTCGGAGAGGCAATCTCCACGGCCGCGATCGGCGGGCCGGCGGCCTGCCTCGCCGGCAGTTGCTCGCAGGCGACCCTGCGTCAGATCGCCGGCGCCGAGAAGGTGATGCCGGTGTTGCACCTCGACCCGGAGCGGGTGATCGCCGGCAAGGACGAGGCACAGCGCGCGCTCGCCTGGGCCAAGGAGCGGCTTGGCAAGGGGCCGGTCCTGATCGCCAGCAGCTCGACCCCGGATCAGGTCGCAGCTCTGCAATCGCGTCATGGCCGCGATGCAGCCGGACATGCTATCGAACAGGCCATGGCCGACATCGCGGAAGGGCTGGTGCAGTCCGGCGTGCACAGGATGGTGGTCGCCGGTGGTGAAACTTCAGGCGCCGTGGTCGATCGCCTGCGCATCCCGGGATTTCTGGTCGGGGCGGAAATCGCGGCAGGCGTGCCGGTTCTGCGCGCGGTCGGTGCTGGCAGTGGCGAGATGGTGCTTGCCTTGAAATCGGGCAATTTCGGCGGGCCGGAGTTCTTCTCCGATGCATTGGCATTGATGCCCTGA